A part of Xenopus tropicalis strain Nigerian chromosome 4, UCB_Xtro_10.0, whole genome shotgun sequence genomic DNA contains:
- the LOC100489013 gene encoding uncharacterized protein LOC100489013 isoform X8 — translation MSSYRDKPWANIPDREDRLNMSGISSSHSAPRSYENERAFQMGHYSDYDRVKASGISSSLSVQRAYEDERPFQRAHYSDYNMRPFSSQDKMKTQQKKTMQFLKDYMKRADREPLIGLEYIMEYRVQTKARKIETKYICEICKADTELTPMIEHLCGVKHRKLYLAKEYPFVLKAPSNKNEDRSQFIRRMALEIEQEEGTKMYKIDPATKIESLLDLQIPPPKKAKKKSRWESVENRMQKALNYLETFALESDAEATTVTNLTLKLTGALKQYTQKTTHEELFQSRVAKAKEVASSIMKNATMNKNAPMNRNPPMNKSAPMNKSAPMNKHPPMNRSAPMNKNAPIMKTNIMNTDAIKNKSANLHKPPQENIKQNQMPSQKNPPTHGFNNKTTNPQITSQSSIPLQPVAGNAMTGKSMQVNQSSTQQPGPSQQPDVSLPNNLDLDDVNFFKKLMALLAALPQNSQDAGNMPMNPKLMMLKSILFDKATSSDNMQLNQQVLPQTQLPTQDTNVESVQKLLMLMASQPQNALNQQLMMLIASQNFASADNVLLNQNLTMLMASLANSTMSLENVQQNQNSFMQMASVIQNTPNPNNEHIMRMEQNPDNPFPVYETHVLAQQSYDPFVSHDEVGGYQAPTDVQYNPVDSAASGGMIYPAAEMPQSQYQNVPYESDMYTSQHTFEQPYEQSGFDPSMMTHVGDPIHHFDGYTEEQADAPYSRMPLSPSVDKPYRDEIDPHRIPDDISFVPETTQSAAFYERAQELDYQPTRHDRDLPASIAPTRHDRDLPASHPPTRHDRDLPASIAPTRHDRDLPASHPPTRHDRDLPASRPPTRHERDLPASRPPTRHERDLSASRPPTRHDRDLPASQPPTRHERDLPASIPPTRHDRDLPASHPPTRHERDLPASRPPTRHERDLPASRPPTRHERDLPASRPPTRHERDLPASRPPTRHEGDSPASRPPTRHERDLPALRLPTRHEGDLPASRPPRTDRYAGLRDIIINAKGKKASKNKSPLKRRFPNSSERDLREADEGLSEVPDVQTSGLSAAILKRIRGKDLFTVSAILSEYAESHQSK, via the exons ATGAGCAGCTACAGAGACAAACCCTGGGCCAACATTCCTGATCGAGAG GACAGGTTAAATATGAGTGGAATTTCATCATCGCATTCAGCACCAAGATCATATGAGAATGAAAGAGCATTTCAAATGGGACACTACAGTGACtat gacAGGGTTAAAGCAAGTGGGATTTCATCATCTCTGTCAGTGCAAAGAGCCTATGAGGATGAAAGACCGTTTCAGAGGGCACACTATAGTGACTat AATATGAGGCCATTTTCCAGTCAAG ACAAGATGAAGACGCAACAGAAAAAGACAATGCAGTTTTTGAAAGATTACATGAAAAGAGCAGATCGAGAGCCTTTGATTG GCTTGGAATATATCATGGAATACAGAGTTCAGACAAAAGCAAGAAAAattgaaacaaaatatatatgtgaGATCTGCAAGGCTGACACTGAATTAACACCGATGATTGAGCATCTGTGTGGCGTTAAACACAGGAAACTCTATCTG GCAAAAGAATATCCATTTGTCCTTAAGGCTCCATCCAACAAAAATGAAGATCGCAGTCAGTTCATAAGACGAATGGCCCTTGAAATAGAGCAGGAAGAAGGGACAAAGATGTATAAG ATTGATCCTGCTACCAAAATTGAATCCTTGCTGGATTTGCAGATTCCGCCTCCAAAAA AAGCGAAAAAAAAATCCAG GTGGGAGAGTGTGGAAAAT agaatgcagaaagctctgaattacctg GAAACATTTGCTCTTGAGTCGGACGCAGAGGCAACCACTGTGACGAATCTTACACTGAAGTTAACAGGAGCTTTAAAGCAATACACTCAAAAGACAACACACGAAGAG CTCTTCCAATCAAGAGTGGCCAAAGCAAAGGAAGTCGCATCGTCTATTATGAAGAATGCCACTATGAATAAGAATGCTCCTATGAATAGGAATCCCCCCATGAATAAGAGTGCCCCTATGAATAAGAGTGCCCCTATGAACAAGCATCCCCCTATGAATAGGAGTGCCCCTATGAATAAGAATGCCCCTATCATGAAGACCAACATTATGAATACAGATGCCATTAAGAATAAGAGTGCCAATCTTCACAAACCTCCCCAAG aaaatatTAAGCAGAATCAGATGCCTTCCCAGAAAAATCCCCCAACCCATGGTTTTAATAACAAGACCACAAATCCACAAATCACATCTCAAAGCTCCATTCCTTTACAGCCAGTGGCAGGAAACGCCATGACAGGAAAAAGCATGCAAGTGAACCAGAGTTCTACACAGCAACCAGGTCCTTCACAGCAACCAGATGTTTCACTTCCAAATAATTTGGACTTAGATGATGTCAACTTTTTCAAAAAATTGATGGCTCTATTGGCTGCGCTGCCACAGAACTCACAAGATGCTGGGAACATGCCAATGAATCCAAAGTTGATGATGTTAAAATCGATATTGTTTGATAAAGCCACAAGTAGCGACAATATGCAGCTGAACCAACAGGTGTTGCCGCAGACTCAGTTACCAACACAGGATACTAACGTCGAGTCCGTTCAGAAATTGCTAATGCTAATGGCATCTCAGCCTCAGAATGCCCTGAATCAGCAACTGATGATGCTCATTGCCTCTCAGAACTTTGCCTCCGCCGACAACGTATTGCTCAACCAAAATCTAACGATGCTAATGGCTTCTCTGGCAAACAGCACCATGAGCTTAGAAAATGTCCAACAGAATCAGAACTCTTTCATGCAAATGGCCTCAGTGATACAAAACACTCCCAATCCAAACAATGAACATATCATGAGAATGGAACAGAACCCTGACAATCCTTTCCCAGTCTATGAAACACATGTTCTTGCTCAGCAGAGCTATGACCCTTTTGTAAGCCATGATGAGGTCGGAGGATATCAAGCACCCACTGATGTTCAGTACAACCCAGTCGATAGTGCTGCATCTGGGGGCATGATCTATCCAGCAGCCGAAATGCCACAGAGTCAGTACCAGAATGTTCCCTATGAATCGGACATGTATACTTCTCAGCACACCTTTGAACAACCGTATGAGCAGTCTGGTTTCGATCCTTCTATGATGACCCATGTTGGGGATCCTATTCATCATTTTGATGGATACACAGAGGAACAAGCTGATGCACCATATAGCAGAATGCCTCTGTCACCTAGCGTCGATAAACCCTATCGGGATGAGATTGATCCCCATAGGATCCCCGATGATATAAGCTTTGTTCCAGAAACGACCCAATCTGCTGCATTTTATGAAAGAGCACAAGAACTTGACTACCAGCCCACGAGGCATGATAGAGATCTCCCTGCCTCGATAGCGCCCACAAGGCATGATAGAGATCTCCCTGCCTCGCACCCGCCCACGAGGCATGATAGAGATCTCCCTGCCTCGATAGCGCCCACAAGGCATGATAGAGATCTCCCTGCCTCGCACCCGCCCACGAGGCATGATAGAGATCTCCCTGCCTCGAGACCGCCCACGAGGCATGAAAGAGATCTCCCTGCCTCAAGACCGCCCACGAGGCATGAAAGAGATCTCTCTGCCTCGAGACCGCCCACAAGGCATGATAGAGATCTCCCTGCCTCACAACCGCCCACGAGGCATGAAAGAGATCTCCCTGCCTCGATACCGCCCACAAGGCATGATAGAGATCTCCCTGCCTCACACCCGCCCACGAGGCATGAAAGAGATCTCCCTGCCTCGAGACCGCCCACGAGGCATGAAAGAGATCTCCCTGCCTCGAGACCGCCCACGAGGCATGAAAGAGATCTCCCTGCCTCGAGACCGCCCACGAGGCATGAAAGAGATCTCCCTGCCTCGAGACCGCCCACGAGGCATGAAGGGGATAGCCCTGCCTCGAGACCGCCCACGAGGCATGAAAGAGATCTCCCTGCCTTGAGACTGCCCACGAGGCATGAAGGAGATCTCCCTGCCTCAAGACCGCCAAGAACTGACAGATATGCTGGGCTGCGGGACATCATCATCAATGCCAAAGGAAAAAAGGCTTCCAAAAATAAGTCACCTCTGAAGAGGCGCTTTCCCAATAGCTCAGAGAGAGACTTGCGTGAGGCAGATGAAGGGTTAAGTGAGGTTCCAGATGTACAAACATCAGGCTTATCTGCCGCCATCTTAAAGAGAATCCGAGGGAAGGATTTATTTACAGTATCAGCAATTCTTAGTGAATATGCAGAAAGCCACCAATCTAAATAA
- the LOC100489013 gene encoding uncharacterized protein LOC100489013 isoform X5 encodes MSSYRDKPWANIPDREDRLNMSGISSSHSAPRSYENERAFQMGHYSDYDRVKASGISSSLSVQRAYEDERPFQRAHYSDYDRVDESGFSSSQSAQNTYKDERPFQKGHDWGNTSGISSSQSAQRTYEDERPFQKGHVSGNTGGFSSSQSAQRTYEDERPFQKGHDRINTSGFSSPQSAQRTYEDERQFHKGPDWGNTSGTLSSQSAQRTYEDEKPFQKGHGNTSGISSSQSAQRTHEDERPFQKAHYSDYNMRPFSSQDKMKTQQKKTMQFLKDYMKRADREPLIGLEYIMEYRVQTKARKIETKYICEICKADTELTPMIEHLCGVKHRKLYLAKEYPFVLKAPSNKNEDRSQFIRRMALEIEQEEGTKMYKIDPATKIESLLDLQIPPPKKAKKKSRWESVENRMQKALNYLETFALESDAEATTVTNLTLKLTGALKQYTQKTTHEELFQSRVAKAKEVASSIMKNATMNKNAPMNRNPPMNKSAPMNKSAPMNKHPPMNRSAPMNKNAPIMKTNIMNTDAIKNKSANLHKPPQENIKQNQMPSQKNPPTHGFNNKTTNPQITSQSSIPLQPVAGNAMTGKSMQVNQSSTQQPGPSQQPDVSLPNNLDLDDVNFFKKLMALLAALPQNSQDAGNMPMNPKLMMLKSILFDKATSSDNMQLNQQVLPQTQLPTQDTNVESVQKLLMLMASQPQNALNQQLMMLIASQNFASADNVLLNQNLTMLMASLANSTMSLENVQQNQNSFMQMASVIQNTPNPNNEHIMRMEQNPDNPFPVYETHVLAQQSYDPFVSHDEVGGYQAPTDVQYNPVDSAASGGMIYPAAEMPQSQYQNVPYESDMYTSQHTFEQPYEQSGFDPSMMTHVGDPIHHFDGYTEEQADAPYSRMPLSPSVDKPYRDEIDPHRIPDDISFVPETTQSAAFYERAQELDYQPTRHDRDLPASIAPTRHDRDLPASHPPTRHDRDLPASIAPTRHDRDLPASHPPTRHDRDLPASRPPTRHERDLPASRPPTRHERDLSASRPPTRHDRDLPASQPPTRHERDLPASIPPTRHDRDLPASHPPTRHERDLPASRPPTRHERDLPASRPPTRHERDLPASRPPTRHEGDLPASRPPRTDRYAGLRDIIINAKGKKASKNKSPLKRRFPNSSERDLREADEGLSEVPDVQTSGLSAAILKRIRGKDLFTVSAILSEYAESHQSK; translated from the exons ATGAGCAGCTACAGAGACAAACCCTGGGCCAACATTCCTGATCGAGAG GACAGGTTAAATATGAGTGGAATTTCATCATCGCATTCAGCACCAAGATCATATGAGAATGAAAGAGCATTTCAAATGGGACACTACAGTGACtat gacAGGGTTAAAGCAAGTGGGATTTCATCATCTCTGTCAGTGCAAAGAGCCTATGAGGATGAAAGACCGTTTCAGAGGGCACACTATAGTGACTat GACAGGGTTGACGAAAGTGGGTTTTCATCATCTCAGTCAGCCCAAAATACATACAAGGATGAAAGACCATTTCAGAAAGGACat GACTGGGGAAATACCAGTGGGATTTCATCATCTCAGTCAGCTCAAAGAACATATGAAGACGAAAGACCATTTCAGAAGGGACAT GTCAGTGGTAATACAGGTGGGTTTTCATCATCTCAGTCAGCACAAAGAACATATGAAGATGAAAGACCATTTCAAAAGGGACAT GACAGGATAAATACAAGTGGGTTTTCATCACCTCAGTCGGCGCAAAGAACATATGAGGATGAAAGACAATTTCATAAAGGACCT GACTGGGGAAATACAAGTGGGACTTTATCATCTCAGTCAGCACAAAGAACATACGAGGATGAAAAACCATTTCAGAAGGGACAT GGAAATACAAGTGGGATTTCATCATCTCAGTCAGCGCAAAGAACACATGAAGATGAAAGACCATTTCAGAAGGCACACTATAGTGACTAT AATATGAGGCCATTTTCCAGTCAAG ACAAGATGAAGACGCAACAGAAAAAGACAATGCAGTTTTTGAAAGATTACATGAAAAGAGCAGATCGAGAGCCTTTGATTG GCTTGGAATATATCATGGAATACAGAGTTCAGACAAAAGCAAGAAAAattgaaacaaaatatatatgtgaGATCTGCAAGGCTGACACTGAATTAACACCGATGATTGAGCATCTGTGTGGCGTTAAACACAGGAAACTCTATCTG GCAAAAGAATATCCATTTGTCCTTAAGGCTCCATCCAACAAAAATGAAGATCGCAGTCAGTTCATAAGACGAATGGCCCTTGAAATAGAGCAGGAAGAAGGGACAAAGATGTATAAG ATTGATCCTGCTACCAAAATTGAATCCTTGCTGGATTTGCAGATTCCGCCTCCAAAAA AAGCGAAAAAAAAATCCAG GTGGGAGAGTGTGGAAAAT agaatgcagaaagctctgaattacctg GAAACATTTGCTCTTGAGTCGGACGCAGAGGCAACCACTGTGACGAATCTTACACTGAAGTTAACAGGAGCTTTAAAGCAATACACTCAAAAGACAACACACGAAGAG CTCTTCCAATCAAGAGTGGCCAAAGCAAAGGAAGTCGCATCGTCTATTATGAAGAATGCCACTATGAATAAGAATGCTCCTATGAATAGGAATCCCCCCATGAATAAGAGTGCCCCTATGAATAAGAGTGCCCCTATGAACAAGCATCCCCCTATGAATAGGAGTGCCCCTATGAATAAGAATGCCCCTATCATGAAGACCAACATTATGAATACAGATGCCATTAAGAATAAGAGTGCCAATCTTCACAAACCTCCCCAAG aaaatatTAAGCAGAATCAGATGCCTTCCCAGAAAAATCCCCCAACCCATGGTTTTAATAACAAGACCACAAATCCACAAATCACATCTCAAAGCTCCATTCCTTTACAGCCAGTGGCAGGAAACGCCATGACAGGAAAAAGCATGCAAGTGAACCAGAGTTCTACACAGCAACCAGGTCCTTCACAGCAACCAGATGTTTCACTTCCAAATAATTTGGACTTAGATGATGTCAACTTTTTCAAAAAATTGATGGCTCTATTGGCTGCGCTGCCACAGAACTCACAAGATGCTGGGAACATGCCAATGAATCCAAAGTTGATGATGTTAAAATCGATATTGTTTGATAAAGCCACAAGTAGCGACAATATGCAGCTGAACCAACAGGTGTTGCCGCAGACTCAGTTACCAACACAGGATACTAACGTCGAGTCCGTTCAGAAATTGCTAATGCTAATGGCATCTCAGCCTCAGAATGCCCTGAATCAGCAACTGATGATGCTCATTGCCTCTCAGAACTTTGCCTCCGCCGACAACGTATTGCTCAACCAAAATCTAACGATGCTAATGGCTTCTCTGGCAAACAGCACCATGAGCTTAGAAAATGTCCAACAGAATCAGAACTCTTTCATGCAAATGGCCTCAGTGATACAAAACACTCCCAATCCAAACAATGAACATATCATGAGAATGGAACAGAACCCTGACAATCCTTTCCCAGTCTATGAAACACATGTTCTTGCTCAGCAGAGCTATGACCCTTTTGTAAGCCATGATGAGGTCGGAGGATATCAAGCACCCACTGATGTTCAGTACAACCCAGTCGATAGTGCTGCATCTGGGGGCATGATCTATCCAGCAGCCGAAATGCCACAGAGTCAGTACCAGAATGTTCCCTATGAATCGGACATGTATACTTCTCAGCACACCTTTGAACAACCGTATGAGCAGTCTGGTTTCGATCCTTCTATGATGACCCATGTTGGGGATCCTATTCATCATTTTGATGGATACACAGAGGAACAAGCTGATGCACCATATAGCAGAATGCCTCTGTCACCTAGCGTCGATAAACCCTATCGGGATGAGATTGATCCCCATAGGATCCCCGATGATATAAGCTTTGTTCCAGAAACGACCCAATCTGCTGCATTTTATGAAAGAGCACAAGAACTTGACTACCAGCCCACGAGGCATGATAGAGATCTCCCTGCCTCGATAGCGCCCACAAGGCATGATAGAGATCTCCCTGCCTCGCACCCGCCCACGAGGCATGATAGAGATCTCCCTGCCTCGATAGCGCCCACAAGGCATGATAGAGATCTCCCTGCCTCGCACCCGCCCACGAGGCATGATAGAGATCTCCCTGCCTCGAGACCGCCCACGAGGCATGAAAGAGATCTCCCTGCCTCAAGACCGCCCACGAGGCATGAAAGAGATCTCTCTGCCTCGAGACCGCCCACAAGGCATGATAGAGATCTCCCTGCCTCACAACCGCCCACGAGGCATGAAAGAGATCTCCCTGCCTCGATACCGCCCACAAGGCATGATAGAGATCTCCCTGCCTCACACCCGCCCACGAGGCATGAAAGAGATCTCCCTGCCTCGAGACCGCCCACGAGGCATGAAAGAGATCTCCCTGCCTCGAGACCGCCCACGAGGCATGAAAGAGATCTCCCTGCCTCGAGACCGCCCACGAG GCATGAAGGAGATCTCCCTGCCTCAAGACCGCCAAGAACTGACAGATATGCTGGGCTGCGGGACATCATCATCAATGCCAAAGGAAAAAAGGCTTCCAAAAATAAGTCACCTCTGAAGAGGCGCTTTCCCAATAGCTCAGAGAGAGACTTGCGTGAGGCAGATGAAGGGTTAAGTGAGGTTCCAGATGTACAAACATCAGGCTTATCTGCCGCCATCTTAAAGAGAATCCGAGGGAAGGATTTATTTACAGTATCAGCAATTCTTAGTGAATATGCAGAAAGCCACCAATCTAAATAA
- the LOC100489013 gene encoding uncharacterized protein LOC100489013 isoform X4: MSSYRDKPWANIPDREDRLNMSGISSSHSAPRSYENERAFQMGHYSDYDRVKASGISSSLSVQRAYEDERPFQRAHYSDYDRVDESGFSSSQSAQNTYKDERPFQKGHDWGNTSGISSSQSAQRTYEDERPFQKGHVSGNTGGFSSSQSAQRTYEDERPFQKGHDRINTSGFSSPQSAQRTYEDERQFHKGPDWGNTSGTLSSQSAQRTYEDEKPFQKGHGNTSGISSSQSAQRTHEDERPFQKAHYSDYNMRPFSSQDKMKTQQKKTMQFLKDYMKRADREPLIGLEYIMEYRVQTKARKIETKYICEICKADTELTPMIEHLCGVKHRKLYLAKEYPFVLKAPSNKNEDRSQFIRRMALEIEQEEGTKMYKIDPATKIESLLDLQIPPPKKAKKKSRWESVENRMQKALNYLETFALESDAEATTVTNLTLKLTGALKQYTQKTTHEELFQSRVAKAKEVASSIMKNATMNKNAPMNRNPPMNKSAPMNKSAPMNKHPPMNRSAPMNKNAPIMKTNIMNTDAIKNKSANLHKPPQENIKQNQMPSQKNPPTHGFNNKTTNPQITSQSSIPLQPVAGNAMTGKSMQVNQSSTQQPGPSQQPDVSLPNNLDLDDVNFFKKLMALLAALPQNSQDAGNMPMNPKLMMLKSILFDKATSSDNMQLNQQVLPQTQLPTQDTNVESVQKLLMLMASQPQNALNQQLMMLIASQNFASADNVLLNQNLTMLMASLANSTMSLENVQQNQNSFMQMASVIQNTPNPNNEHIMRMEQNPDNPFPVYETHVLAQQSYDPFVSHDEVGGYQAPTDVQYNPVDSAASGGMIYPAAEMPQSQYQNVPYESDMYTSQHTFEQPYEQSGFDPSMMTHVGDPIHHFDGYTEEQADAPYSRMPLSPSVDKPYRDEIDPHRIPDDISFVPETTQSAAFYERAQELDYQPTRHDRDLPASIAPTRHDRDLPASHPPTRHDRDLPASRPPTRHERDLPASRPPTRHERDLSASRPPTRHDRDLPASQPPTRHERDLPASIPPTRHDRDLPASHPPTRHERDLPASRPPTRHERDLPASRPPTRHERDLPASRPPTRHERDLPASRPPTRHEGDSPASRPPTRHERDLPALRLPTRHEGDLPASRPPRTDRYAGLRDIIINAKGKKASKNKSPLKRRFPNSSERDLREADEGLSEVPDVQTSGLSAAILKRIRGKDLFTVSAILSEYAESHQSK; encoded by the exons ATGAGCAGCTACAGAGACAAACCCTGGGCCAACATTCCTGATCGAGAG GACAGGTTAAATATGAGTGGAATTTCATCATCGCATTCAGCACCAAGATCATATGAGAATGAAAGAGCATTTCAAATGGGACACTACAGTGACtat gacAGGGTTAAAGCAAGTGGGATTTCATCATCTCTGTCAGTGCAAAGAGCCTATGAGGATGAAAGACCGTTTCAGAGGGCACACTATAGTGACTat GACAGGGTTGACGAAAGTGGGTTTTCATCATCTCAGTCAGCCCAAAATACATACAAGGATGAAAGACCATTTCAGAAAGGACat GACTGGGGAAATACCAGTGGGATTTCATCATCTCAGTCAGCTCAAAGAACATATGAAGACGAAAGACCATTTCAGAAGGGACAT GTCAGTGGTAATACAGGTGGGTTTTCATCATCTCAGTCAGCACAAAGAACATATGAAGATGAAAGACCATTTCAAAAGGGACAT GACAGGATAAATACAAGTGGGTTTTCATCACCTCAGTCGGCGCAAAGAACATATGAGGATGAAAGACAATTTCATAAAGGACCT GACTGGGGAAATACAAGTGGGACTTTATCATCTCAGTCAGCACAAAGAACATACGAGGATGAAAAACCATTTCAGAAGGGACAT GGAAATACAAGTGGGATTTCATCATCTCAGTCAGCGCAAAGAACACATGAAGATGAAAGACCATTTCAGAAGGCACACTATAGTGACTAT AATATGAGGCCATTTTCCAGTCAAG ACAAGATGAAGACGCAACAGAAAAAGACAATGCAGTTTTTGAAAGATTACATGAAAAGAGCAGATCGAGAGCCTTTGATTG GCTTGGAATATATCATGGAATACAGAGTTCAGACAAAAGCAAGAAAAattgaaacaaaatatatatgtgaGATCTGCAAGGCTGACACTGAATTAACACCGATGATTGAGCATCTGTGTGGCGTTAAACACAGGAAACTCTATCTG GCAAAAGAATATCCATTTGTCCTTAAGGCTCCATCCAACAAAAATGAAGATCGCAGTCAGTTCATAAGACGAATGGCCCTTGAAATAGAGCAGGAAGAAGGGACAAAGATGTATAAG ATTGATCCTGCTACCAAAATTGAATCCTTGCTGGATTTGCAGATTCCGCCTCCAAAAA AAGCGAAAAAAAAATCCAG GTGGGAGAGTGTGGAAAAT agaatgcagaaagctctgaattacctg GAAACATTTGCTCTTGAGTCGGACGCAGAGGCAACCACTGTGACGAATCTTACACTGAAGTTAACAGGAGCTTTAAAGCAATACACTCAAAAGACAACACACGAAGAG CTCTTCCAATCAAGAGTGGCCAAAGCAAAGGAAGTCGCATCGTCTATTATGAAGAATGCCACTATGAATAAGAATGCTCCTATGAATAGGAATCCCCCCATGAATAAGAGTGCCCCTATGAATAAGAGTGCCCCTATGAACAAGCATCCCCCTATGAATAGGAGTGCCCCTATGAATAAGAATGCCCCTATCATGAAGACCAACATTATGAATACAGATGCCATTAAGAATAAGAGTGCCAATCTTCACAAACCTCCCCAAG aaaatatTAAGCAGAATCAGATGCCTTCCCAGAAAAATCCCCCAACCCATGGTTTTAATAACAAGACCACAAATCCACAAATCACATCTCAAAGCTCCATTCCTTTACAGCCAGTGGCAGGAAACGCCATGACAGGAAAAAGCATGCAAGTGAACCAGAGTTCTACACAGCAACCAGGTCCTTCACAGCAACCAGATGTTTCACTTCCAAATAATTTGGACTTAGATGATGTCAACTTTTTCAAAAAATTGATGGCTCTATTGGCTGCGCTGCCACAGAACTCACAAGATGCTGGGAACATGCCAATGAATCCAAAGTTGATGATGTTAAAATCGATATTGTTTGATAAAGCCACAAGTAGCGACAATATGCAGCTGAACCAACAGGTGTTGCCGCAGACTCAGTTACCAACACAGGATACTAACGTCGAGTCCGTTCAGAAATTGCTAATGCTAATGGCATCTCAGCCTCAGAATGCCCTGAATCAGCAACTGATGATGCTCATTGCCTCTCAGAACTTTGCCTCCGCCGACAACGTATTGCTCAACCAAAATCTAACGATGCTAATGGCTTCTCTGGCAAACAGCACCATGAGCTTAGAAAATGTCCAACAGAATCAGAACTCTTTCATGCAAATGGCCTCAGTGATACAAAACACTCCCAATCCAAACAATGAACATATCATGAGAATGGAACAGAACCCTGACAATCCTTTCCCAGTCTATGAAACACATGTTCTTGCTCAGCAGAGCTATGACCCTTTTGTAAGCCATGATGAGGTCGGAGGATATCAAGCACCCACTGATGTTCAGTACAACCCAGTCGATAGTGCTGCATCTGGGGGCATGATCTATCCAGCAGCCGAAATGCCACAGAGTCAGTACCAGAATGTTCCCTATGAATCGGACATGTATACTTCTCAGCACACCTTTGAACAACCGTATGAGCAGTCTGGTTTCGATCCTTCTATGATGACCCATGTTGGGGATCCTATTCATCATTTTGATGGATACACAGAGGAACAAGCTGATGCACCATATAGCAGAATGCCTCTGTCACCTAGCGTCGATAAACCCTATCGGGATGAGATTGATCCCCATAGGATCCCCGATGATATAAGCTTTGTTCCAGAAACGACCCAATCTGCTGCATTTTATGAAAGAGCACAAGAACTTGACTACCAGCCCACGAG GCATGATAGAGATCTCCCTGCCTCGATAGCGCCCACAAGGCATGATAGAGATCTCCCTGCCTCGCACCCGCCCACGAGGCATGATAGAGATCTCCCTGCCTCGAGACCGCCCACGAGGCATGAAAGAGATCTCCCTGCCTCAAGACCGCCCACGAGGCATGAAAGAGATCTCTCTGCCTCGAGACCGCCCACAAGGCATGATAGAGATCTCCCTGCCTCACAACCGCCCACGAGGCATGAAAGAGATCTCCCTGCCTCGATACCGCCCACAAGGCATGATAGAGATCTCCCTGCCTCACACCCGCCCACGAGGCATGAAAGAGATCTCCCTGCCTCGAGACCGCCCACGAGGCATGAAAGAGATCTCCCTGCCTCGAGACCGCCCACGAGGCATGAAAGAGATCTCCCTGCCTCGAGACCGCCCACGAGGCATGAAAGAGATCTCCCTGCCTCGAGACCGCCCACGAGGCATGAAGGGGATAGCCCTGCCTCGAGACCGCCCACGAGGCATGAAAGAGATCTCCCTGCCTTGAGACTGCCCACGAGGCATGAAGGAGATCTCCCTGCCTCAAGACCGCCAAGAACTGACAGATATGCTGGGCTGCGGGACATCATCATCAATGCCAAAGGAAAAAAGGCTTCCAAAAATAAGTCACCTCTGAAGAGGCGCTTTCCCAATAGCTCAGAGAGAGACTTGCGTGAGGCAGATGAAGGGTTAAGTGAGGTTCCAGATGTACAAACATCAGGCTTATCTGCCGCCATCTTAAAGAGAATCCGAGGGAAGGATTTATTTACAGTATCAGCAATTCTTAGTGAATATGCAGAAAGCCACCAATCTAAATAA